The nucleotide window GACGGCCGCACCGGGCGTTTCTGGTCGGCCCGCCGGGTGCCGGCCGCCGTGGTCGCGCTGCTGCTGCTGGCCGCCGCCGGTCTGTTGCTCTACGACGTGGTCGCGGTGCGCGCCCACCACTCCTCGATGGCCTGGCGGCGGCGCCTCGCCCATGAACTGGCCACCCGCCCGCTCGACAGCCCCTTGGTGCTGGGCGCGGCGGCGCTCGCCGTGGTCCTCGGCAGCTGGCTGTTCGTGCTGGCCGTCACCCCCGGGCTGCGTCAGGTGCTGCCGATGCGGCGGTCGGTGCCGGATGTCCGGGCCGGGCTGGACCGGGCCGCCGCCGCGCTGGTGCTGCGCGACCGGGCCATGGAGGTCGCCGGCGTCCAGTCCGTACGGATGAAGGTCGGCCGCCGCAAGGCCAAGGCGCGTGCCGTCTCGCACTTCCGCGAGCTGGAGGAGGTCCGCGCCGACCTCGACGTCTCCCTCGGTGAGGGGCTGCGGCAGCTGGGGCTGGCGCGCCGGCTGCGTCTGACGGTGCGCGTCCGGCGCCCGAAGAAGGGGTGAGTGCACGATGTACAGGGTGCGCAGAACGACCAACCGGGTGCTGCTCGGCCTGGCCGGTGCCGTGCTGTTCGGCACCGGCGCCGCGGTGCTGTTCGGCGGCCTGGGCCTGCCCGCGAAGTGGCATCTCCACCTGCCCGCCGGCTGGCCCTGGCACGGGCCCGGCGCGGTGCTGCTCCCCGCGGACGACCGCACCCGCTGGACGCACCAGGGCTGGTGGTGGCCGGTCGTCATCGCCGCCCTGGCCGTCTTCGTGCTGCTGATGCTGTGGTGGCTGCTGTCCCAGCTGCGGCGCCACCGGCTGCAGGAGATCCTCGTCGACAGCGGTGACGGCGAGGGCGCGGTCCTGCGCGGCCGGGCGCTGGCGGCGGCCCTCGCGGCCGAGACGGAGTCCCTGGACGGCGTCGACCGGGCCGGTGTGGTGCTGGCCGGCCGCCGGACCGCACCCCAGGTCAGGGGGCTGCTGGCGCTGACCCCGCACGCCGACCCGGGAACCGTTCTGCGGCGGCTGTCCCACGACGCGATGGCGCACGCCCGCCGGTCGGCCGGGCTCGACCAGCTGCCGGCGGAGGTCCGGCTGCGTGCGGTCAAGCACCGGCCCGAGCGGGTCAGTTAGGGCCTGTCCGGGGCTCCCGGGCGAAGGAGCCGGCCCCCCGGCAGCGCGTCAGAATCCGTGCCGGGCCCCGCCGTCCACCGGCACCATCACACCGGTGACGTACGAGGCGGCCGGCGACAGCAGGAACGCCGTGGTCCGGCCGAACTCCTCCGGGGTGCCGTAGCGGCCCAGCGGGATGGCCGCACAGTTGCGGGCGTGGCTGGCCTCCGGGTCGCCGGAGAGCGCGTCGAGCTGGGTCATCCGGTCGGTGGCGATCCGGCCGGGCAGCACCCCCAGGACGCGGATGCCGCGCGGTCCCAGCTCGTTGGCGAGCGACTTGGCGAAGCCGGCCAGTCCGGGGCGGAGCCCGTTGGAGATGGTCAGACCGCTGATCGGCTCGTACACCGACCCGGACAGCACCATGCCGATCACCCCGCCCTCGGGCAGCTCGGCGGCGGCCGCCCGGGCCAGCCGTACCGCGCCGAGGAAGACCGAGTCGAAGGCCGACTGCCACTGGGCGTCGGTGTTGTCGGCGGCGGTGCCGGGCGCCGGGCCGCCCACGCTGATGAGCACGCCGTCCAGCCGGCCGAAGTGCGCCCGGGCCGTCGCCATCAGGCGGTCGGCGGCATCGGTGTCGGCATTGTCGGCCGCCACCCCCAGGGCACGCTCGCCGAGCGAGGCGGCGGCCGCGGCCGCGCTCTCCTCGGTACGGCCGGTGATGACCACGTGGGCGCCGTCGGCGACCAGCGCACGGGCGGTGGCGAAGCCGAGACCGCGGGTCGCCCCGGTGAGGAGGTACGTCCGGTCAGTGAGTCCGAGATCCATGGCCCTAGTCTGCCGTTTCCCCGTCGAGGAGACCGAAGGCGGTCCCCACCAGGCCGATATGGCTGAATGCCTGCGGGAAGTTGCCCAGCTGACGTCCCGCGGCCGGGTCGTACTCCTCGGAGAGCAGCCCCACATCGTTGCGCAGGTCCAGCAGCCGCTCGAACATCTCCCGGGCCTCGTCGCGCCGGCCGCTCAGCTGGAGTGCGTCGGCGAGCCAGAACGAGCAGACCAGGAAGGTGCCCTCGCCGCCCGGCAGCCCGTCGACCGAGCCGCCCTCGGTGCTGTAGCGGCGGACCAGACCGTCGTGCGTCAGCTCCCGGCGCACCGTGTCGATGGTGTTCAGCACCCGCGGGTCGTCCCCGGGCAGAAAGCCGACCCGGGGGATCAGCAGGGTCGCGGCGTCCAGCTCCTTGGAGCCGTAGAACTGGGTGAAGGTGCCGCGCTCGGCGTCGTAACCGCGCTCGCACACCTCACGGCGGACGTCCTCGCGCATCGCCCGCCAGCGGTCGGCGTCGCCGCCGAACTTCGGATTCGTCTCGATCGCCCGCACCGCCCGGTCGGCCGCGACCCAGGCCATGACCTTGGAGTGCACGAAGTGCCGGCGCGGCCCGCGGATCTCCCACAGCCCCTCGTCGGGGTCGCGCCAGGTGGACTCCAGATACTCCGTCAGGGCGCGCTGGATGCTCCAGGCGTGCGGCTCCGACGGCAGTCCGGCCATCCGCCCGATGTGGAAGGAGTCGAGCACCTCGCCGTAGACATCGAGC belongs to Streptomyces sp. NBC_01454 and includes:
- the amaP gene encoding alkaline shock response membrane anchor protein AmaP translates to MYRVRRTTNRVLLGLAGAVLFGTGAAVLFGGLGLPAKWHLHLPAGWPWHGPGAVLLPADDRTRWTHQGWWWPVVIAALAVFVLLMLWWLLSQLRRHRLQEILVDSGDGEGAVLRGRALAAALAAETESLDGVDRAGVVLAGRRTAPQVRGLLALTPHADPGTVLRRLSHDAMAHARRSAGLDQLPAEVRLRAVKHRPERVS
- a CDS encoding DUF6286 domain-containing protein — encoded protein: MSDDEARPADTRRLPTLDKTTDSTDTTDSADSADGAARSGPDEATTDTGDDGRTGRFWSARRVPAAVVALLLLAAAGLLLYDVVAVRAHHSSMAWRRRLAHELATRPLDSPLVLGAAALAVVLGSWLFVLAVTPGLRQVLPMRRSVPDVRAGLDRAAAALVLRDRAMEVAGVQSVRMKVGRRKAKARAVSHFRELEEVRADLDVSLGEGLRQLGLARRLRLTVRVRRPKKG
- a CDS encoding SDR family oxidoreductase; its protein translation is MDLGLTDRTYLLTGATRGLGFATARALVADGAHVVITGRTEESAAAAAASLGERALGVAADNADTDAADRLMATARAHFGRLDGVLISVGGPAPGTAADNTDAQWQSAFDSVFLGAVRLARAAAAELPEGGVIGMVLSGSVYEPISGLTISNGLRPGLAGFAKSLANELGPRGIRVLGVLPGRIATDRMTQLDALSGDPEASHARNCAAIPLGRYGTPEEFGRTTAFLLSPAASYVTGVMVPVDGGARHGF